From Rhinoraja longicauda isolate Sanriku21f chromosome 30, sRhiLon1.1, whole genome shotgun sequence, a single genomic window includes:
- the mfap2 gene encoding microfibrillar-associated protein 2 produces the protein MAGKTVCLVLLCLPVMLQAQYSDLFPLEQYDTQIAPTDYIPDFEYTDTNFETEPTEPGPLDCREEQYPCTRLYSVHRPCKQCLKSLCFYSLRRVYVVNKEVCVRTICAHEELLRADLCRDKYSKCGVMANSGLCGQMASSCVKSCGSC, from the exons TGATGCTTCAGGCCCAGTATTCTGACCTGTTCCCCCTTGAGCAGTACGACACTCAGATAG CTCCCACTGATTACATCCCAGACTTCGAATACACAG ACACAAATTTTGAGACGGAACCAACAGAGCCTGGCCCTCTTG ACTGCCGGGAGGAGCAGTATCCATGCACCAGACTCTATTCTGTCCACAGACCCTGCAAGCAGTGCCTCAAGAGCCTTTGTTTTTACAG CCTCCGCAGGGTCTACGTGGTCAACAAGGAAGTGTGTGTCCGTACCATCTGTGCCCACGAGGAACTACTGAGAG CCGACCTCTGCCGGGATAAATACTCAAAGTGTGGCGTGATGGCCAACAGTGGGCTGTGTGGGCAGATGGCCTCGTCGTGCGTCAAGAGCTGCGGCTCGTGCTGA